The following coding sequences are from one Verrucosispora sp. WMMD573 window:
- a CDS encoding YdeI/OmpD-associated family protein produces the protein MASAELDELIVANADALRAWLSANHATSPGVWLALTKKGGSVTTLTWQQAVDEALCFGWIDGQARKRDHETSWIRYTPRRPRSSWSQRNVTHVARLEAQGRMLPPGRAAVEAAKADGRWAAAYAPPSEAEAPADLLAAIAADPAAQAMFDVLTKTNRFALIHRLTAVKRAQTRERKIGEFVAMLARHETFYPQKARPQPTPAD, from the coding sequence ATGGCGAGCGCTGAACTGGATGAGTTGATCGTCGCGAACGCCGACGCGCTGCGTGCCTGGTTGTCGGCCAACCACGCCACGTCGCCCGGCGTCTGGCTCGCCCTCACCAAGAAGGGCGGCTCGGTCACCACGCTGACCTGGCAGCAGGCGGTCGACGAGGCCCTGTGTTTCGGTTGGATCGACGGGCAGGCCCGGAAACGGGATCACGAGACCTCCTGGATCCGGTACACCCCGCGCCGGCCCCGCAGCTCCTGGTCTCAGCGCAACGTGACCCATGTGGCCCGGCTGGAGGCACAGGGGCGGATGCTGCCACCGGGCCGCGCCGCCGTGGAGGCCGCGAAGGCGGACGGCCGATGGGCGGCCGCGTACGCCCCACCGTCGGAAGCCGAGGCGCCGGCCGACCTCCTGGCCGCCATCGCGGCCGACCCCGCCGCCCAGGCCATGTTCGACGTGCTCACCAAGACCAACCGGTTCGCTCTCATCCACCGCCTCACCGCTGTGAAGCGGGCCCAGACCCGGGAACGGAAGATCGGCGAGTTCGTCGCCATGCTGGCCCGCCACGAGACGTTCTATCCGCAGAAGGCCCGACCGCAGCCCACACCGGCGGACTGA